The stretch of DNA GGGCTGTTGCATGTCAAACTAGGAGAATGACAATTCGTATATATTATACGAACTGCTATATGTCTATATATACTTTCTAATAGTGTAATGGTTAAAACAATAGCTTTAGTTTTGATACAGTTTCGGTTCCTGCTGCGTAATGCGAATGTCAAATATACTTACTAATATTGTAATGGTTGTAACAATAGTCGTGATTTGATACAGTTTCGGTTCCAGCTGCGTAATGCAAATGTCAATAGAAGCATTTGATACATTTATTGTATGAAGAATTGTCGTCGTTGTTGTCATAACTTCAAACAATAATTAATTTACCATATAGTGATAACTATAAacgagaaattgaaaaaataatgaaagttggCTATTTAAATTTTGTCGATTCAACTTCTCCACTATACGCTTATTGATTAACTAATCAAAAATATTAGGATAAACCATCCTTTGCCGTAAGCCCCTCCGTCAGTATATTCTTGGCTGCACTGCGGGGCATACTTGTTGGTGATTTCTAACTTCGTTTAGATTTTATGCTGGAAGTATTTCATTAAGAATTAGAGATAGAAGAACCCTGTCAGCTTATTACTACTACTATGAGTGTTTTgataataaatcataaaaattttatGAGGTAAGTTGTGTAATTTGTCTTCAAAACAACTGATGAACAATAAGATGGCCATTCTCtcaaaaatgcagaaaaaatcTTTTTTGCTTATCCCATTACACTGCTGTAGAATTCGCTGCGATAAAAATTTACATATATCACCTCCGCTCACACAAAGGACCACATAATATCGTCTATAGGTGTATATATACATTTCATCATTTTCTGAGTCATACtgatatcaatataaaaaatggaaCTAAAatctcataaaataaaattcagcaAGTAAATTGCCTGTACATCAGTTGTTTTGAACAAGCATGTGGCCGCGACTTCACTATATTAAATCGGAAGAAGGTACGCCGACAGTATATTGTTTCTATCGTATTTTGACAGTGCTCAGTTATTTCCTCATACGCAATAATAAGCGCACAATAAGCAGTGCACGTCATAAAAAATATACTACGAGTACCTTTTTTAAAAGTTCACATTATCCGGTTTCTCATTACACTAATAACAAAGAGTTTTGAAAAACTTGGGTTTTGAGCAACTACCGTAGCGCATAATATTGTCTAAATTGAAGTGATAAGCTTTTAGAGATTGAGACTTTAGTTATGGATAGTTACAGTAAATATATTATCTGAACGACAGAATATTATTAATGATTAATCCTACATTGAATTCTACATATTTTACATCAATGATATGTTAAGATTTTTAGGTGCACAAATATTGTATTTACGTGATATTTTCCTCTGAATAATCTAGTTCTAACCTGATACCACGCACGACGAAACGTCCATAGCTTATATATACCTGGTCAGGTGCGATCTTTTGAGCGCAATGGTTCACAACGATTATACTGCACTGCAATTTTCTGCTGATCTATTTGCTGACAGCTTTGACTTCGACTAATCCACAACACGCGTCTGATGTTTGCCATAACACCGCttaattcaaaaattgacaTTTCAAATTACTGCtttaagaaattacaaatttaaggAAAACACCCCcaccacgttttaaaataacaaactaGTACTTATTTAGTTGAGAATAGGGTTAGGATTGGAAATTATTTAGAAAATATGAattcccagcgcaatctgcattcttaACCTTACCTAACtggatatttactaattttcttattttgatcgTTGGCGGGGTGCAATTTTTGGCTGGTGTTTCGTACAAAAAATCCCAGTAATTTTTGGTGAAGTAAAAAGTAATCTGACAGATTTATCAGCCAGAAATGATGAAACATTCCTGGCCATTCGTGATAAAACAGTCGACTACATTTAATGCgaacaaaatactgaaaaacgaTGGAAAATGTTGCTGTGCCTACATTCTACGCGTATTGAATTCGATTCATCTGAATGAAAACCACATGTAGCGCGATCTATTTCAAAGCTTTCCGTGCGAGCATTGGTTTACGAGAGGAAATATTTACCTCGAACGGTAGTTTATTATCTATTTGTTGAATTCCTTAAATATAGTATGGAAGGAATTTTCGTCCATCCCACATTGCACACCGTTTCGAGGTCGGCCTAAATATTTATTACTTGAAATTATGCAAAATGTGgatatattaatgaaaaatgcATCTTCGTATAGTTATTTACCCGAGTATGAATTGATATTTCCCAATCAATTagacttatattgtttaatattcAACAATTCATTCGAACTGTACGAGTGTTTGTTCCCTTTTACCGTCGAGCTTTCTTACTATTACTTCTAACTGTACAAGATTTAGTGATGAATCTGAACGAAATGTACAGAATGCCTTAAGTACACTCAGTTGACTCGAGAACTTCTTTGTTCAATAGACCTATCCAATTGATTGACACATGTGTGATATTCAAGTATATAAGACTTTTGACCACAAATACTCCCAAGTCCCAAGTATTTGTAACAACTGTAACAATGCGGTAATTATGGAATTTTTTCTCAAACCCCTTGAAACTGCCTCTTTCgcttcattatattttttgttgtttaccACTGGAGGCGCTGGTGGTACATACGTTCACAGATTttagtgattgtgacatcataataccCCGTGCGCATTTGCTGCGCGCGCTGCTTCAGTACCTTGATTCGACCTTCTCAGGACTGTGGGATTTGTGGTGCAAGGTTTTCGTTGTCTGGAGATTTGTAGTTCCAaggttttaattgtattttcatatatatatttagatttaatAACATTAACTTAATTTCAATAACTGTCCCAATCAACTGTCGATTGTTTTGTAAGCTGAAAGCTACACTGTCAAGTACGTATttcagtttattgtttttatatttaaggAATATTTCGGTTGTACCGTGTTCTATAATGACCACTTTTGTAATCAGCCGCAACTGTTATTATACTGGCGTAAACCTGCGTATGTTAAGTTCAGTTCTAATGTGTACAATTTTGTTTAGTTAATGATTTCAATTGTCGAGTTATTTCttgccggcacattatttgttgtaattattgtttgttttatttagaaaaCCGTACTGCCGTACTTCCCGTACACGTATTGATGTACTCTCGTACTGACGTACTCTCGTATCCACGTATTGTCGTAATCACGTACTGTTGTATTATCATACCTATAACATCGTACCGACGTATCTTCATACACCTGTACTTTCCTGACAATAAACGACATCAACTTGTACTGTTATACGCGTCTTTTTGCATTGGAGTGACAAAATCAGTTTACTAAAACAGATCGACCATCTAAGAAATACACCTGGTGTGGGCGCTAAAGGCACTCCAAATTTGGCGTCTACATTAGTTTTTTGACATTTGCAATACTGCAacaaagtttttgaaaatatggcCGAATCAAATGACAATATCAACGTACCAGATGCCGATGATGAAATAGTGAACAAAGACAATAATATGTCAGAAAATATGTCTGTTACTGGATCTTCTGAAGCAActgaaaataatgtaattgcTTTGCAGACTATTCCAACACAAGATATAATTCCTGTTTTGCCTAATGAAAGTCAATCAACTTCTAAAGATTGTCATAGTGCGTCAATCAAAGATCTGTTCCTAAGAAGTCCTGATGTAGAGTCAGATGTCCAACCAAGTTCAGAAAAGAACAACCAAGGAGCATCTGTAGCATCTGGCCTTGCTAAAGAAGGATCAACAAATGCGCATGCTATGACAACAAGGTCGAAGATGAAGACTAATAAAAGCAAGACTTCAAAAAGAAATAGTCAACAGCATAGATCAGTAATAAGAAGTCTAACATCACGCAGTGGTACTTTTCGGTCGCAATCTTCATTTTCATCAAGAATGTCCGATTTAAGTAATTCTCAAatcgaaaatatatttgaaacaaaaaagttGAATCAACAAAGGCGTACAGAACTGGAGAAACAACAGTTAAAGAATCGCctagaaaatgaaaaacaaatatgGGAAGATAACAATCAAGTTGAAAACTTAAAATTAAACAAAGAGTGGCAAGCGATTTTACAAAAACAGCAAGCTGAAGAAGAACGCTTGCGTAAACTGAAGGCCGAAGAAGAAGAACGCTTGCGTAAACTGAAGGCCGAAGAAGAAGAACGCTTGCGTAAACTGAAGGCCGAAGAACAGGAACAACAGCGTAAGCTCAAAGCTGAGGAAGAAGAACAACAACGTAAGAGGAAGGTTGAATTCGAAGCCTTTCAACATCGCCGCCAACAAATAATGCAAACAAGGAACATCGAGTTCGCCAAATTCAACAAGAGGAAGCAGATGAACCTACAAGAAATTGAAGATAAAAACCAACGTGAACAACTGGAACTGGACACTAATTTAAATGAAACTTTAGCAGAAAGAGGTGTTGTTATAAATACACCCCCTGTTGCTGCTAGTGTAGAAATCCATCAGCAGCTATCAAATTCTGCCACACAACAAACTGAAATATTAAATGTAACCAGTCCATTATTACCAGCTTTAAGCACACCATTTTCAACACCAAGTCAATTTCCTGTTTCTAGAAGTTTTGATATGCAATGTGAGGAACAATCAAGTGAACGTGTGAACACCGCAGAGCATGGTGAGTCAGTTTCTTATTCCTCCTCTGGTTTTGGGTTTTGCCGTCCACAAAGGGTCCCGAGTGCATGTGTGACTGTTGTTGAATCTGTGTGTGACATGGCCCAAATACCGTTAACATCTGAAAATTTGTTTGTGAGCTCTTGTAGTGTGGTGAATTCTGGTTTGACTTCCTGTGTACCTGCATCATGTGTATCTAAGCCAAGTTTAAGGTGTTGTGAAATTCCAATGTCATGTGTGGGTGATAACAGACAATTGCAGAGCAATGCAATTTACACTGGGGCTGTAACGAACCACAGTGAAATATTAACGAAATTTCCAACTTCATTCAATACTATTCCATTGCATACGACTAGTTCGGCTGTTAATATGAACCCTACATTACCAACACTAATAGATAATCCTGGCAGAATTGAAAATGCAGAGGCAATGCACTCAGTGAATATTGGCTCAATTCGAAAGCCTATTGTGGGCAGTCAACCAAGTAATGCAAATGCACAGAATGACAATATTTCGAATCAACAAGCAGCTAACCCTCAAGTTATATATGTGCCTCAAACTTTAGGTTTGCCACCATCTGAACCCCCTGTATTTTGTGGTAATGCAGGTGAATATAGGgatttcattgatatttttgaaaccGTAATTGGTAGCAGATTACAAAATCCAAAGCACAAACTAGTTTATCTTCTTCAATATACAAAAGGCCCTGCTCGTGCTTTGGTTAAGGGATGCCAGCACAGAACAGATAGCTATGATGAAGCTATCCGATTACTTGAAGAAACTTATGGTCAGAAATTTCAAATTGGCGAATCCTGCATTAATTCCATAGCAAATGGTCCTCGACTGAATTTGAGTAATAAAGAATCATTAACTGTGTATTCAGCAGAAATCATGTCATGCAAAAATACATTGATAGGGGTTGAATACAAAAATGTTGCCCTTATGACCATAGAAAAAATAGCTTTAAGAATGCCGCCTGAATGGAGATCTGGGTGGTTATCAAAGATGGACAATGTACtacaaataaagaaaaaagaCCTAACAATAGAGGATCTTGCTGATTACGTCCGTAAGAAAACTAGAGAAGTATGCAATGTTCCCTCTATCGAATTTAATActtcaaaacaaattatttcCACAAGAGGCTCGAGGCCATACAAATCCTCATTTGCAACTACAGTTCATAATAATAGACCTGTACGCAGATGTGTAAAATGTGATGGAGATCATTACTTAAATCAATGCGATGAATTTCGAGGCATGACGTATGATAAGAGATTGGAGTTTGTAAAAAAGCAAAAgttgtgtttttcatgtttaatATCTGGGCATTGGGTCAGGGAATGTAAACGAAACAACCCTTGCAAAAATGCAAACTGCAGAAGAAAACACACAACACTTCTTCATCCTCCGGATAAGGAACCAATAAAAGTCCCTACATCAAGTAGTCATGAAAGTACTACACAAACACATAATGATTATAGGACACAGATGTCTGAAACCAAATTTAATGCATTCCTAAATGCCTCTGACGAACAAAAGATTTTGCTCAATGTTGTACCTGTTAAGGTACGCATAGCTGGTAGAAGAAATGCTGTTATAACCAATGCATTCTTTGACAATGGATCGACTTGCTCTTTTATAAGTAATTCgctaatgaataaattaaaggtcaaTGGACCAGTTACAAATTTGAACATTCGTACGATAAATAATACTGTGGAACACAAGCAATGCACTGTTATAAAGAACCTCGAATTAGCAGATTTCGAGGAGTCAACATATGTAAGGTTAAATCCCTTGTTTTCAAACGATCAAATTGGTGTTGATCAAACAGATATCCCTACACAAAGTGATCTTGATCAATTTAAAGAATTTAATGGTATTGTGATACCCAAAGTAGAATGTGATGTGGAGCTCTTGATTGGCAAAGATAATCTTGGTTTGCATAAACCATTGGAAGTGATTTATGGCCCAAACAATTATTTTGCATCGAAGACAATTGCTGGATGGATGGTTAACTGTCCTGCGAAAAATGGAAAAACCAAAAATTCTACATATTTCACCAAATCTCAACTAAATCCTTTGTGCCAAATGTGTGCAGATGTTGTTGATTCTGCAATTAATGAAAAAGATGAAGTTTCACCAATTCAACAAGTTTTTCTTGACAAAGTTAGTAAGTCAATTAAGCTCAGAACTGATGGACATTACGAAATAGGTTTACCATTGAAGAATCCTGATGTTAAGTTGCACtcaaataaatatcaagttTTGCAGCGAGCAGAATCATTAAAGCGTCGTCTTCACAAGGAACCGGAATTTTATGCAGAATACAAGGATTTTGTTGCAAATATGATCACAATGGGTTATGCTGAAGAAGTTCTGGATGCCAATGAAGAAGAAGGAAGGACTTGGTACCTCAGCCATCACGGAGTTCGTCATCCAGAGAAGAAAACGTTAAGGGTTGTATTTGATTGCTCAGCAAAATCAGAAGGAATTTCATTTAATGACATCCTGTTACAGGGGCCGGATTTAACAAATAATTTAGTTGGAGTCTTGTCACGCTTTCGCAAAAATATTGTAGCTGTTCAAGGGGATATACGGTCCATGTTTCATCAGGTAAAGGTGAAAGAATGTGATAGAAATTTCCTCCGTTTCTTCTGGTGGGAAAATGGTGACATCACTTTACCCATGAAAATTTATAGAATGTCGGTTTTTCTCTTTGGAACTGTGTGCTCTCCAAGTTGTTGCAACTTCGCTTTGAGACAAACTGCAATAGataacaaaaatgattttgaacaaaGTGTGATTGATGCAATTAATGATTCATTTTATGTTGATGATTTTTGTGATTCTAAGCCGGATGCTGCTAGTGCCCTCCAACATATAAAGAGTGTTACTGAAATTGCTGCTAAAGGTGGTTTTGAAGTGACGAAATGGGTGAGCAATGACCGTGAAGTATTGGCCTCAATTCCAGAAGCTCACCGATCGAAGGAAGCAAAGCGTTTGGATATCTCTATAGATGAATTGCCTGTTGAGCGAGCTCTTGGCATGATATGGAACGCAAATGAAGATACATTAAGTTTCAGTACTAAATACACTGAACGACCAGCTACCAGACGGGGTATGCTGGGTGTTGTGAACTCAATATTTGACCCTCTTGGCATTGGCCAGCCGGTCATTCAACCTATGAAAGTCCTTATGCAAGGATTGTGCAGGAAGAAGCTGGAATGGGACGATTCAATTCCTACAGAGTGTGAACAGGAATGGCTAAAGTGGATATCAGAATTATccaaattgaaagatttcactATTCCGAGATGTTTTTTACCTGCTAATTTCGGTGAAACCACAGAAATACAAATTCATCACTTTTCAGATGCATCCGAAAAGTCTTATGGTGCTGTTTCATATATACGTTTAAAGAATTTTTCTGGACAaattcattgctcaattttGTGTGGTAAAAGTCGTTTGATACCTCTCAAAGGCTCAACGATTCCCAGGTTGGAGTTATGTGCAGCAACAATATCTGCACGAAATGAACAATTCTTTCGTAAAGAACTCAAGCTCCCAATTGATGCATCGATATTTTGGACGGATAGCACCACCGTATTACGATATTTGGCAAATACTGATAAAGTTCTAAAAACTTTTGTTGCAAACAGGGTGAATGTTATCAAAGAAGTTTCCGATGTGAATCAATGGTACTATGTGCCTTCCAAATTAAACCCTGCAGATGTTGCATCTAGGGGCATGTCTGCTGATGAATTTTTGAACTACCCACAATGGAAATTTGGACCAGAATTTTTATGGAAAAATCAGGAAGAATGGCCTAAACAACCAGATTTCCTGCATTCAATGAATGATAAGGATTTGGAATTTAAAAAGCAGAGTCCACATTCACAGATGTGTTTTGCTCTAAATACAGATATACCTACTGTATTAGACCAAGTTACtactaaatattcaaattggttCAAAATGAAGAAGATTGTAGCATGGGTTTTATGTTACAAGCGAGCACTGCTTTCCAAGGTCAGAGAGGATGTTTCTTGCAATTTGGGGAGtggaaataataaatttttatctgTGGATGAAGTGAACTTGGCAGAATtggaaataatcaaaaatgaacaattcaaatattattcaaaggAAATTAATGTATTGGCCAAAGGTGAACAATTGCCAAAATCAAGTCCATTGTGTAAATTGCAGCCTATTATGAAAGAAGGTCTTCTCCGTGTTGGTGGAAGAATTGGAGCATCGAGTCTTCAATATGACGCAAAACATCCTATAATAATTCCAAACAAGAGTTCTATTGCTAATTTGATTATTGAACATATTCATCAAGTTACATGCCATAGTGGAAGAGAATATGTAATTGCTGAATTACATCAAAAGTTCTGGATTATAAAAGCAAATGCAATGACACGAAAGATTCTCAACAACTGTATATCTTGTCGCAAGAGACAGCGGGCACCTGAATCTCAATTGATGGCCGACCTCCCAGAAGACCGATTAATACCAGACAAGCCACCTTTCTCTTTTGTCGCTCTTGACTGTTTCGGTCCATTTCTTGTTCGTCAAGGACGAAGCGAAGTAAAAAGATATGGTGTTATTTTCACTTGCCTAGTGACTCGTGCAGTGCATGTTGAAATTGCACATAGCCTAGATACAAGTGCCTTTATAATGTCTCTTAGAAGATTCATTTCAAGAAGAGGACAAGTAGTTGAAATAAGATCAGATAATGGAACAAATTTTGTCTCTGGAGAACAAGAATTGAGAAATTCTATCAAGACTTGGAATCAGAATCAAATACATAGGTTTTTGCTGCAAAAGAACATCAAGTGGCTGTTTCAAACTCCAGCGGCTTCTCACCATGGTGGAGTTTTTGAGAGACAAATCA from Styela clava chromosome 14, kaStyClav1.hap1.2, whole genome shotgun sequence encodes:
- the LOC120346953 gene encoding uncharacterized protein LOC120346953, coding for MAESNDNINVPDADDEIVNKDNNMSENMSVTGSSEATENNVIALQTIPTQDIIPVLPNESQSTSKDCHSASIKDLFLRSPDVESDVQPSSEKNNQGASVASGLAKEGSTNAHAMTTRSKMKTNKSKTSKRNSQQHRSVIRSLTSRSGTFRSQSSFSSRMSDLSNSQIENIFETKKLNQQRRTELEKQQLKNRLENEKQIWEDNNQVENLKLNKEWQAILQKQQAEEERLRKLKAEEEERLRKLKAEEEERLRKLKAEEQEQQRKLKAEEEEQQRKRKVEFEAFQHRRQQIMQTRNIEFAKFNKRKQMNLQEIEDKNQREQLELDTNLNETLAERGVVINTPPVAASVEIHQQLSNSATQQTEILNVTSPLLPALSTPFSTPSQFPVSRSFDMQCEEQSSERVNTAEHGESVSYSSSGFGFCRPQRVPSACVTVVESVCDMAQIPLTSENLFVSSCSVVNSGLTSCVPASCVSKPSLRCCEIPMSCVGDNRQLQSNAIYTGAVTNHSEILTKFPTSFNTIPLHTTSSAVNMNPTLPTLIDNPGRIENAEAMHSVNIGSIRKPIVGSQPSNANAQNDNISNQQAANPQVIYVPQTLGLPPSEPPVFCGNAGEYRDFIDIFETVIGSRLQNPKHKLVYLLQYTKGPARALVKGCQHRTDSYDEAIRLLEETYGQKFQIGESCINSIANGPRLNLSNKESLTVYSAEIMSCKNTLIGVEYKNVALMTIEKIALRMPPEWRSGWLSKMDNVLQIKKKDLTIEDLADYVRKKTREVCNVPSIEFNTSKQIISTRGSRPYKSSFATTVHNNRPVRRCVKCDGDHYLNQCDEFRGMTYDKRLEFVKKQKLCFSCLISGHWVRECKRNNPCKNANCRRKHTTLLHPPDKEPIKVPTSSSHESTTQTHNDYRTQMSETKFNAFLNASDEQKILLNVVPVKVRIAGRRNAVITNAFFDNGSTCSFISNSLMNKLKVNGPVTNLNIRTINNTVEHKQCTVIKNLELADFEESTYVRLNPLFSNDQIGVDQTDIPTQSDLDQFKEFNGIVIPKVECDVELLIGKDNLGLHKPLEVIYGPNNYFASKTIAGWMVNCPAKNGKTKNSTYFTKSQLNPLCQMCADVVDSAINEKDEVSPIQQVFLDKVSKSIKLRTDGHYEIGLPLKNPDVKLHSNKYQVLQRAESLKRRLHKEPEFYAEYKDFVANMITMGYAEEVLDANEEEGRTWYLSHHGVRHPEKKTLRVVFDCSAKSEGISFNDILLQGPDLTNNLVGVLSRFRKNIVAVQGDIRSMFHQVKVKECDRNFLRFFWWENGDITLPMKIYRMSVFLFGTVCSPSCCNFALRQTAIDNKNDFEQSVIDAINDSFYVDDFCDSKPDAASALQHIKSVTEIAAKGGFEVTKWVSNDREVLASIPEAHRSKEAKRLDISIDELPVERALGMIWNANEDTLSFSTKYTERPATRRGMLGVVNSIFDPLGIGQPVIQPMKVLMQGLCRKKLEWDDSIPTECEQEWLKWISELSKLKDFTIPRCFLPANFGETTEIQIHHFSDASEKSYGAVSYIRLKNFSGQIHCSILCGKSRLIPLKGSTIPRLELCAATISARNEQFFRKELKLPIDASIFWTDSTTVLRYLANTDKVLKTFVANRVNVIKEVSDVNQWYYVPSKLNPADVASRGMSADEFLNYPQWKFGPEFLWKNQEEWPKQPDFLHSMNDKDLEFKKQSPHSQMCFALNTDIPTVLDQVTTKYSNWFKMKKIVAWVLCYKRALLSKVREDVSCNLGSGNNKFLSVDEVNLAELEIIKNEQFKYYSKEINVLAKGEQLPKSSPLCKLQPIMKEGLLRVGGRIGASSLQYDAKHPIIIPNKSSIANLIIEHIHQVTCHSGREYVIAELHQKFWIIKANAMTRKILNNCISCRKRQRAPESQLMADLPEDRLIPDKPPFSFVALDCFGPFLVRQGRSEVKRYGVIFTCLVTRAVHVEIAHSLDTSAFIMSLRRFISRRGQVVEIRSDNGTNFVSGEQELRNSIKTWNQNQIHRFLLQKNIKWLFQTPAASHHGGVFERQIRTIRKIFNAICREQKLTDEGLITLMCECESIVNGRPITTVSNDPKDLTPLSPNNLLLLKEEPILPPGVFDAKDLYVRKRWKQVQYLADVFWKRWRREYLPLLQTRQKWNKVQRNLAKNDVVLVMDENLPRNAWLLGRIIGTFPDNKGRVRSATVQTNHSILDRPITKLILLCASDSD